One genomic region from Vibrio sp. STUT-A11 encodes:
- a CDS encoding ATP-binding protein, whose translation MNLLNPKALRHFLLLLFAVGLTGLALTHHYATQYQHDQWQHNLENQASLVSQEVDYELAKFEQIPNLLSHDPRLLKAVQQGTASDELNVLLENWLKQSLADTIYVHDSTGLVIASSNYRQSDSFVGSSFSYRPYFQNARRGQTAQYVGLGVRSNKRGYFFSSPLWVDDHVAGVITVKVNLEQLEKRLAQNGTDVLIADKHNVVFMSNLPEWRYKALYPLTPEAVDALTQTRQYGDTLPKYNGALTAQSNAVDFSGNQLLLSPNYLAYATELLDKGFRVIALINQDTVLAAVLQADAVYLILYALIALIALAWFQMLVNKAHLANLNVSLEEKVVQRTVVLSEANQKLQQTIRQYEQSQQELKQTQQELTQAAKLALLGELSASINHEINQPLAALRTYTENSQRLLVLERYPMVTENLDKMLTLNDTIAEVIARLKVFTRKTDQSPHSEVSILHDAVHNATSILSNKLIKQGVTLKVPEIDNSLRLAIHSVELEQVLINIFHNAAQAMDGYCIDPQISIAVQCDDSSCDILISDNGPGMSDEGLAKVFDPFFTTKPEGLGLGLTISKRILESYQGSLSAFNHSSVTSEQRGGMTFVISIPMIQQYTATQLMENDHA comes from the coding sequence GTGAACTTACTCAATCCCAAAGCACTTCGCCACTTTTTATTACTCCTGTTTGCTGTTGGTCTCACAGGGCTTGCTCTTACTCATCATTACGCAACTCAGTATCAACATGATCAATGGCAGCATAATCTCGAAAACCAAGCCTCTCTGGTATCGCAAGAAGTCGACTACGAACTGGCTAAATTTGAGCAAATTCCCAATCTGTTAAGCCACGACCCAAGATTGCTCAAAGCGGTACAGCAAGGCACCGCGTCTGATGAGCTTAATGTATTGCTGGAAAACTGGTTAAAACAAAGCTTAGCGGATACGATTTATGTGCACGACAGCACGGGGTTGGTCATTGCATCAAGCAACTATCGGCAATCGGATTCGTTTGTCGGTTCCAGTTTCAGTTATCGCCCCTACTTTCAAAATGCGCGACGCGGACAAACGGCTCAATATGTCGGCTTGGGCGTTCGCTCGAATAAACGCGGTTACTTTTTCTCGTCACCACTTTGGGTCGATGACCACGTCGCGGGCGTAATTACCGTTAAAGTGAATCTGGAACAGTTGGAAAAGCGACTGGCTCAAAACGGTACCGATGTTTTGATTGCAGACAAACATAATGTTGTCTTCATGAGTAACTTGCCCGAGTGGCGCTACAAAGCGCTGTACCCTTTGACCCCAGAAGCGGTTGATGCGCTGACTCAAACCCGACAGTATGGTGATACCCTGCCAAAGTATAACGGGGCACTTACTGCGCAAAGTAATGCCGTCGACTTCTCAGGCAACCAGCTTTTGTTGTCGCCAAATTATCTCGCTTATGCAACCGAGCTGTTAGACAAAGGTTTTCGAGTTATCGCACTGATAAATCAAGATACCGTTCTTGCAGCTGTTCTACAGGCTGATGCCGTTTATCTGATCCTTTACGCTCTCATCGCTTTGATTGCACTTGCCTGGTTTCAAATGCTGGTCAACAAAGCTCATCTGGCGAATCTCAATGTCAGTTTGGAAGAAAAAGTGGTTCAACGAACGGTTGTGTTAAGCGAAGCGAATCAAAAACTGCAACAAACCATCCGCCAATATGAACAGAGCCAGCAAGAGCTTAAACAAACACAGCAGGAGTTGACCCAAGCGGCGAAACTGGCGTTGTTAGGCGAGCTTTCGGCCAGCATCAATCATGAAATAAACCAGCCTTTAGCCGCATTGAGAACTTACACAGAGAACTCCCAACGTCTACTGGTACTCGAACGCTACCCGATGGTCACCGAAAACTTAGACAAGATGTTGACTCTGAATGACACCATTGCCGAAGTCATTGCTCGGCTCAAAGTTTTTACCCGTAAAACGGATCAGAGCCCTCACAGTGAAGTGTCGATACTGCATGATGCCGTGCACAATGCCACCAGCATCTTAAGTAACAAACTGATTAAGCAGGGTGTCACGTTGAAAGTGCCCGAGATCGATAACAGTTTGCGATTAGCTATTCACAGTGTTGAGTTGGAGCAAGTCTTGATCAATATCTTTCACAATGCCGCGCAAGCAATGGATGGTTATTGTATCGATCCGCAAATTTCGATTGCCGTTCAATGCGATGACTCGAGCTGTGACATTCTGATTTCTGATAATGGCCCAGGTATGTCCGACGAGGGATTAGCGAAAGTCTTCGACCCATTTTTTACGACTAAACCAGAAGGGTTAGGGCTAGGTTTGACCATTTCTAAACGTATTTTAGAGAGCTATCAGGGTTCACTCAGCGCCTTTAACCATAGCAGTGTCACATCAGAGCAACGCGGCGGTATGACCTTTGTGATAAGCATTCCAATGATCCAGCAATACACAGCCACCCAATTGATGGAAAACGATCATGCATAA
- a CDS encoding helix-turn-helix transcriptional regulator has product MNIPANNIEQSLLRQLPGCWGCKDKNSVFRYVNQEYAELIGHTSPEHCIGKTDFDMLSPTTECATEFQRQDKYVMETGESLKILDIHPYPDGHWRAHIFTKTPWRDEQGNTLGTIFYGRELTDTAVIEVGYWVCRAVETDPNQQSIFRFSNLNSKAVTLTKREQETLFLLLYGKKPQFISQVMGISTKTVEGHVARLRNKFDANSKNELIDKAMEAGYGSVVPKTLLKHQLSVVLNGDR; this is encoded by the coding sequence GTGAATATCCCAGCCAACAACATAGAACAATCGCTTCTTCGACAACTTCCCGGTTGTTGGGGATGCAAAGATAAAAATTCCGTGTTCCGTTACGTTAATCAGGAGTATGCCGAGCTAATAGGCCATACCAGCCCCGAACATTGTATTGGTAAGACTGACTTCGACATGCTAAGCCCAACCACTGAGTGTGCAACAGAGTTTCAACGTCAGGATAAATACGTTATGGAGACTGGTGAGTCATTAAAAATCCTTGATATTCATCCTTACCCAGACGGACACTGGCGCGCCCACATTTTCACTAAAACACCTTGGCGAGATGAGCAGGGAAATACGCTGGGTACCATCTTTTATGGACGCGAACTGACCGACACGGCAGTTATCGAAGTTGGCTATTGGGTTTGCCGAGCGGTCGAAACCGATCCTAATCAGCAATCCATATTCCGTTTCTCGAATCTAAACTCCAAGGCCGTGACACTCACCAAGCGTGAGCAAGAAACGCTTTTCTTGTTACTTTACGGCAAGAAACCGCAGTTCATTTCTCAAGTAATGGGGATTTCCACAAAAACAGTTGAAGGTCATGTCGCTCGCCTGCGCAATAAATTTGATGCGAACAGCAAAAATGAGTTGATAGACAAAGCAATGGAGGCTGGGTATGGATCAGTGGTACCGAAGACGTTACTCAAACATCAGCTTTCTGTTGTTCTTAATGGCGACAGATAA
- the pdxH gene encoding pyridoxamine 5'-phosphate oxidase — MELADIRREYTKGGLRRKDLAADPIDQFNLWLQQAVEAGLTDPTAMTVATVDENGMPFQRIVLLKNVDQNGFVFYTNLGSRKAQQLEHNSNISLHFPWHPLERQVHITGVAEKLTAMENMKYFTSRPKESQLAAIASKQSSRISARGVLEGKFLELKQKFAKGEIPVPSFWGGFRVKPQSIEFWQGGEHRLHDRFLFSQHDGKWDIDRLAP, encoded by the coding sequence ATGGAACTTGCTGATATTCGTCGTGAATACACGAAAGGTGGTCTGCGTCGTAAAGATTTGGCGGCGGATCCTATTGATCAATTTAACCTGTGGCTGCAGCAAGCGGTTGAAGCGGGGTTAACTGATCCTACCGCAATGACGGTGGCAACGGTTGATGAGAATGGCATGCCGTTTCAGCGTATTGTGCTGCTGAAAAATGTCGATCAAAATGGCTTTGTGTTTTACACCAACCTGGGTAGCCGTAAGGCCCAGCAACTTGAGCATAACAGCAACATCAGTCTGCATTTTCCTTGGCACCCACTTGAACGACAAGTTCACATCACTGGCGTTGCCGAAAAGCTCACCGCGATGGAAAACATGAAATACTTCACTTCTCGCCCTAAAGAAAGTCAACTTGCTGCGATTGCCAGTAAGCAGAGCAGTCGTATTTCGGCTCGTGGCGTACTCGAAGGTAAGTTCCTAGAGCTAAAGCAAAAGTTTGCCAAAGGCGAAATTCCAGTGCCGTCATTTTGGGGTGGCTTCCGAGTGAAACCGCAAAGCATTGAGTTTTGGCAAGGTGGGGAGCACCGTCTGCATGATCGTTTCTTGTTTTCGCAACATGATGGAAAGTGGGACATCGATCGCTTAGCGCCATAG